The sequence CAGACTTGCATAATATCATGCCAACCACCACACCTACAAATCCATATGCAACTGCTAGGTGGAGATTACAAAATATAGTTCAAAATCCACACCTTACTGCAATGTACATGCATCACAGATTTACTGCATTTCGTGAAGAAGTGTTGGAAAAACTTCTTGGTGCAAATGACTATTGGTATAAGTATAATTCTTGCAACCTACTACTTTTACCTTCAGCTCTTACCCTtcttttagtttttttgtttttttctaaaaacCTCTTTTCCCAGGTATGAATGGCAACATAGAGGCTCCGCACACATCCATGGTTTCATTTGGCTACCAAAAGCACCTGGCATTGGCAAATTACAATGGAATGACATTCAGTTAGTACAAAATGCACTTGCATACATTGATAAATATGTCTCCGCGTGGAACCCACGAAGTCATGCATTGAGAAATCAAATGTTCCACCGATCCATTGTTGACAACCCTTGCTTGATGGACACAAGCATGATAGTATCAAGTGATCCTTTCATTGACTATTGTTATTTGGCCAACCGTGTTCAAAGACATACAAAATGTACTATCCAAACATGCCTTCGCAGGAAGGGGACATCTCTTCAATGTCGTTATAAAGCCCCTTGGAACATTACAGAGAAGTCGTCTCTTTCTAATGATGATAATGGCCAACCTAAGCACACCCCTGCTCGCAATGATGACCGcctaaatcttcacaacccattTATACTCTCAATATGGAGGGCCAATGTAGATTGCCAACCTGTTCTCTCAATTGATGCTGTGATcaaatatattgcaaaatatgctgCTAAAGCTGAAAACAAATCAGAAACATACCATGCAATGTTATCTCAAATATCAACCAACTTTGAGTCTGATAAACCAGCTCCTAATGCTTTTCGCAAAATGCTTCTTGACAACCTTGTGGATCGTGATATAGGTGCCCAAGAAAGTTGCCACCTTCTGCTAAAGCGACCACTCTCCCTTTGTAGTCGaacatttttttctttaaatgtgaaccaaaaaaatTTCCAACGTGTACCAATCACATCCACAGAAAGAACCACATATCCAAACTATATTGCATCTTACATGGCAAGACCAATACATTCAGAGAGAATGTCTCTTATCGAAGTAACTCAAAAATGGTACTTCAACGCATCAAGAAAGCATGATCAATGGAAAGAGCGAGCCACACTAGTCATAGTTCGAGTGTCTCCACGATTCACAACCATCCCTACAAAGGAAGAAAAATGTTTTCAAGCATTTTGTTGGACTGAACTTTTATTGTACCACCCATTCCGCAACATTCAAATGGATTTCGGCTCAACGGATGATGAAATTCAAGCACTGTGGGAAAGGTTCTCGCACAAGTACAAGCCATGGCATGTACGTCGAACATATACAGAAGCCGATGAAAGATCTAATCCTACCACTCCTTCAAGTGACACAGAACAACTGCCAGAAAACATCCATAATGAATGGCAAGTACTGTCAGTTTCATACCTAGGACTTCCTCTTCACCTGGATGAACTTGATATGCTTGGCCAACGTGATATTGACTTGAAGAATGACTGGGGAGTACATCACTTCAGTCCCAAGAAAAAGAAATTGCTACAAATTTCATACACTCCAATCGCCGAACATTTCAGCCCCATCATGTTCTCCAACAACAAAGCCAAAATAACCTATGTATACAACAACAaaaggcatatgatatagttatttCACATCTACATGCTAATAGTTTGCAAGCACCATtgaaaatgattgttcaaggaacTGCAGGCACAGGAAAGTCACACCTCATAACAAGCATAAAATCAGCACTCAAAAGATCAGCACCAAATGGCCAATCACCATTATTGCTCCTTGCACCAACTGGAGTTGCGGCATTCAATATacaagcatcaacaattcattCAGCACTAAGAATTCCAATCAAAGAAGTGCACCCTCTACAAGGACAAACATTGGCAAGCTTCCAAGAAAGCATGTACTTCATTCGCTACATTataattgatgaaatgagcttcattggtccAAGGTTGATACAACGCATTGATATAAGGTTACGTGAGGCATTCCCTGCCCATAACCAGCTCCCATTTGGAGGACGCTCAATCATTCTCTTTGGTGACTTGGGCCAACTACCACCTGTCAAAGACATTCCTATG is a genomic window of Cryptomeria japonica chromosome 7, Sugi_1.0, whole genome shotgun sequence containing:
- the LOC131856900 gene encoding uncharacterized protein LOC131856900, which produces MYMHHRFTAFREEVLEKLLGANDYWYEWQHRGSAHIHGFIWLPKAPGIGKLQWNDIQLVQNALAYIDKYVSAWNPRSHALRNQMFHRSIVDNPCLMDTSMIVSSDPFIDYCYLANRVQRHTKCTIQTCLRRKGTSLQCRYKAPWNITEKSSLSNDDNGQPKHTPARNDDRLNLHNPFILSIWRANVDCQPVLSIDAVIKYIAKYAAKAENKSETYHAMLSQISTNFESDKPAPNAFRKMLLDNLVDRDIGAQESCHLLLKRPLSLCSRTFFSLNVNQKNFQRVPITSTERTTYPNYIASYMARPIHSERMSLIEVTQKWYFNASRKHDQWKERATLVIVRVSPRFTTIPTKEEKCFQAFCWTELLLYHPFRNIQMDFGSTDDEIQALWERFSHKYKPWHVRRTYTEADERSNPTTPSSDTEQLPENIHNEWQVLSVSYLGLPLHLDELDMLGQRDIDLKNDWGVHHFSPKKKKLLQISYTPIAEHFSPIILQAPLKMIVQGTAGTGKSHLITSIKSALKRSAPNGQSPLLLLAPTGVAAFNIQASTIHSALRIPIKEVHPLQGQTLASFQESMYFIRYIIIDEMSFIGPRLIQRIDIRLREAFPAHNQLPFGGRSIILFGDLGQLPPVKDIPMYASTSYGGTLWRSFITIITLKKIFRQIGDQPAQIAFRALLSNLRNAEPTIADWQLLLSRANSTLSSAEQSLFLSSTHLFATNEMVSLHNKRMLLSLAKPIALSTAEQLKGITCSNPNEEQLESKILLCIGQEVMLSANLWVETGLVNGALGQVKEIVYNGGERPPELPLFVVVQFKKYIGPVWDQHNPKNIPLIPISHGLQRQIPLKMAWALTIHKSQGLTLQRATINIDNTDRQGLTFTAISRVRDLASLRIHPPFTFQRYSRIRKSPYAARADALCDREIPAQPSSAAVWMTAGDTIGSMLICLTEAGCGDGGGGGRVQHGDRTGRGDQGRRGDRGGVGGDGGIRVERVVQQAVEDRGKGGLAIEAGGGWRAGEVIATVGGIDNLRQPTQRRRSDVLPPPVPRIGRGTRGTTTQVPLQIRIPTHREDAQIRSLQLSMHHMQTQLLVHQRQITQLTTERDIVLECLGRAEARADSLERAVTGGSMRDTLREMQYTTKEAEYYWRLYEELVPREHRAPSFAAMRSSQSRKTDSRTESRGVTELTR